The DNA segment TGAGCTTTAAACTGCACCGCTTTGATACATCCTTCCGGGTGCTTCATCACTTGAGGAAAACTACAATGAAAAAACTCACGTTGAATACACTGGTGTTTGGTCTTTCCCTGTCGTTGACCGGTACGGCTTTTGCGTCTGAATTTACCAACATGGATCCGATTACTCTGCGCTTGGCTCACGTGGTCAATGAACAGGATGGCTTTCATATTGCAGCCGTCAAATTTCAGGATTTAGTAGCAGAGCGAACCGAAGGTGCGGTGAACATCGAACTTTATCCGAACGCTTCGCTAGGTGACGAGCGCACTCTGCTGGAAGGTATGCAAATTGGCACCGTTGATATGGGCGTGATCACCAACGGCCCGGTCGCTAACTTTGTCGAAGAAATGGCGGTTTTTGAGCTGCCGTTTTTGTTTCCTTCACCGCAAGCCGCTTACGATGTGCTCGACGGCCCCATTGGTCAGGAACTGCTCGACAAGCTTTCCGAGGTTAACCTAAAAGGCCTGGCCTACGCCGAACGCGGCTTTCGTAATTTGACCAACAGCGAGCGCCCGGTCAACACACCAGAAGACATGAAAGGCCTGCGTATTCGGGTAATGGAAAATCCGGTGTATGTGGACACCTTCCGCGCACTGGGTGCCAACGCCATTCCGATGGCGTGGACGGAAGCCTTGACCGCCATGCAGCAAAACACCATTGATGGACAAGAAAACCCTGCCAATGTCATTCATTCCTTTAAGCTCTACGAAACCCAGGATTACATGACCCTTTCGCGGCATACTTACGCCCCGGCCATCTTCGTGATGGGTATGCCAGTCTGGAATAAGCTTCCAGAAGCGGCACAGGCTGTGGTCCTCCAGGCCGCCCAGGAAGCTGCCGAACATGAGCGCCAGGTAAACGCCAAGATGGAATCCCAGCAACTGGCCGAACTGCGCGAAGC comes from the Marinobacter psychrophilus genome and includes:
- a CDS encoding TRAP transporter substrate-binding protein produces the protein MKKLTLNTLVFGLSLSLTGTAFASEFTNMDPITLRLAHVVNEQDGFHIAAVKFQDLVAERTEGAVNIELYPNASLGDERTLLEGMQIGTVDMGVITNGPVANFVEEMAVFELPFLFPSPQAAYDVLDGPIGQELLDKLSEVNLKGLAYAERGFRNLTNSERPVNTPEDMKGLRIRVMENPVYVDTFRALGANAIPMAWTEALTAMQQNTIDGQENPANVIHSFKLYETQDYMTLSRHTYAPAIFVMGMPVWNKLPEAAQAVVLQAAQEAAEHERQVNAKMESQQLAELREAGMQINDTPDIKAFQAAVVPVYEKYGEKFGDYLPRILEALK